A genomic window from Salvia miltiorrhiza cultivar Shanhuang (shh) chromosome 5, IMPLAD_Smil_shh, whole genome shotgun sequence includes:
- the LOC131026646 gene encoding 2-oxoglutarate-dependent dioxygenase 19-like: MDSDSFKPFEFDATLKVAAESSSLKSVPSKFNFSNERTAFTSDSLPVVDFSALVAGDPHQCSKAVDDLAAACREWGFFILVNHGVPETLMDAMFRVMKEFFNLPDSEKKQYEAKSASDPIKCGNFNVANTSNQSFTLWRDYLKLYVHPNFHCPHKPQLLRDVVLEYTQITRKLATKLIEAVCEALELNQSYVEEILKMDSSFQMFATNYYPRCPQPDEAIGIPPHTDPGLFTFLIHNGVAGLQIEHDGKWFNADSPHNSILVNAADQLEIFTNGRCKSVKHRAVVNEEKERFSIVVANGPSGEAVVGPAAALVEKDGGAKYNAMKYEEYVESQLTKSRVDGKTLLEQQMIFINNSN; this comes from the exons ATGGATTCTGATTCATTTAAGCCCTTTGAATTCGATGCAACCCTAAAAGTTGCAGCAGAATCTTCTTCTTTGAAATCGGTTCCTTCAAAATTCAACTTCAGCAATGAGCGCACTGCTTTCACTTCCGACTCGCTCCCCGTCGTGGATTTCTCGGCCCTCGTCGCCGGCGATCCTCATCAATGCTCCAAAGCCGTCGACGATCTCGCGGCAGCATGTCGAGAATGGGGTTTCTTCATC CTTGTGAATCACGGAGTACCTGAAACATTGATGGATGCGATGTTTAGAGTAAtgaaagaattcttcaacttgCCGGACTCGGAGAAGAAGCAATACGAAGCGAAGAGTGCTTCCGATCCCATCAAATGTGGCAATTTCAACGTCGCCAACACTTCAAACCAGAGCTTCACTTTATGGAGGGACTACCTTAAGCTCTACGTTCACCCCAACTTCCATTGCCCTCACAAACCCCAACTCTTAAG GGATGTGGTGTTGGAATACACCCAAATCACCAGAAAACTAGCTACTAAGCTAATTGAGGCTGTATGTGAAGCTTTAGAGTTGAATCAAAGCTACGTGGAAGAAATATTGAAGATGGATTCGAGTTTTCAAATGTTTGCGACGAATTACTATCCACGCTGCCCTCAGCCCGACGAAGCCATCGGCATTCCGCCGCATACGGATCCAGGTTTGTTCACGTTTCTGATACACAACGGCGTCGCCGGTCTGCAAATCGAGCATGATGGCAAGTGGTTCAATGCCGATTCTCCTCACAATTCTATTTTGGTTAATGCAGCTGACCAACTTGAG ATTTTCACAAACGGAAGGTGTAAGAGTGTGAAGCATAGAGCGGTGGTGAACGAGGAGAAAGAGAGGTTCTCGATCGTGGTGGCGAATGGTCCGTCGGGGGAGGCGGTGGTGGGGCCGGCGGCAGCCCTGGTGGAGAAAGATGGTGGCGCGAAGTATAATGCAATGAAGTATGAAGAATACGTGGAGTCGCAACTCACCAAATCTCGTGTCGATGGAAAAACCCTCTTGGAACAACAGATGATATTCATCaacaactcaaattaa
- the LOC131026641 gene encoding 2-oxoglutarate-dependent dioxygenase 19-like: MAVSIAASDSFTPFEFDATLKAISDSSSSKSVPSKFNFSNERSAFTCDSLPTVDFSALVGGDPHQRSKAVHDLATACREWGFFILVNHGVPESLVEAMFRAVKEFFNLPKSEKKQYEAKSASDPIKCGNFNVANTSNQSFTLWRDYLKLYVHPNFHCPHQPQLLRDVVSEYTQITRKLASKLIEAVCEALELNQRYVGEILKMDSSFQMFATNYYPRCPQPDEAIGIPAHTDPGLFTFLIHNGVAGLQIEHDGKWFNADSPRNSILVNAADQLEIFTNGRCKSVKHRAVVNEERERISIVVANGPSGEAVVGPAAALVEKDGGAMYNAMKYEEYVESQLTNTRVGGKSLLEQQMIDIQRQLN; this comes from the exons ATGGCAGTATCAATTGCAGCTTCTGATTCATTTACACCGTTTGAATTTGATGCTACCTTAAAAGCTATATCAGATTCTTCTTCTTCGAAATCGGTTCCTTCAAAATTCAACTTCAGCAATGAGCGCTCTGCTTTCACTTGTGACTCACTCCCCACCGTCGATTTCTCGGCCCTCGTCGGCGGCGATCCTCATCAACGCTCCAAAGCTGTCCACGATCTCGCCACAGCATGCCGAGAATGGGGCTTCTTTATC ctTGTGAATCATGGAGTACCTGAGAGCTTGGTGGAAGCAATGTTTAGAGCAGTGAAAGAATTCTTCAATTTGCCTAAGTCGGAGAAGAAGCAATACGAAGCGAAGAGTGCTTCCGATCCCATCAAATGTGGCAATTTCAACGTCGCCAACACTTCAAACCAGAGCTTCACTTTATGGAGGGATTACCTTAAGCTCTACGTGCATCCCAACTTCCATTGCCCTCACCAACCCCAACTTTTAAG GGATGTGGTGTCGGAATACACCCAAATCACCAGAAAACTAGCTAGTAAGCTAATTGAGGCTGTATGCGAAGCTTTAGAATTGAATCAACGCTACGTGGGCGAAATATTGAAGATGGATTCGAGTTTTCAAATGTTTGCGACAAATTACTATCCGCGCTGCCCTCAGCCCGACGAAGCCATCGGCATTCCGGCGCATACAGATCCAGGTTTGTTCACGTTTCTGATACACAACGGCGTCGCCGGTCTGCAAATTGAGCATGATGGCAAGTGGTTCAACGCCGATTCCCCTCGCAATTCTATTTTGGTTAATGCAGCTGACCAACTTGag ATTTTCACAAACGGAAGGTGTAAGAGTGTGAAGCATAGAGCGGTGGTGaacgaggagagagagaggatctcGATCGTGGTGGCGAATGGTCCGTCGGGGGAGGCGGTGGTTGgtccggcggcggcgctggTGGAGAAAGATGGCGGCGCGATGTATAATGCAATGAAGTATGAAGAGTACGTGGAGTCGCAACTCACCAATACTCGTGTCGGTGGAAAATCCCTCTTGGAACAACAGATGATAGATATTCAGCGCCAATTAAATTAA
- the LOC131026648 gene encoding 2-oxoglutarate-dependent dioxygenase 19-like: MAARSICCVKQLAESPNLSSIPSNYVYHSDAAEISAAKFEASIPIIDLSLLASQNPHLKLKAVHDLDQACQQWGFFILVNHGVPEELIRGVIEAASEFFDLPEAEKPEFQPENVLSRIRYGTSFNAATDNVFCWRDFVKVFVHPHFTCPDKPQSLRKLLPEYCERGRDVVTKLSKAISESLGLEETEMATVLELSSSLQIFVANYYPRCPNPKAAMGILPHSDHGLFTLLVQNDVGGLQIQHDGRWLSVSAPANSILVNTGDHLEIFSNGKYKSVLHRAVVNDQTTRISVATANGPSLNAVVSPARQLVEAEGGAAAYAAMKYEDYLLEQQSSQLDGKTMLKRVRIHQ; the protein is encoded by the exons ATGGCAGCACGAAGCATTTGCTGCGTGAAGCAGCTTGCAGAATCGCCTAATCTCTCTTCTATCCCCTCCAATTACGTCTACCACAGCGATGCTGCTGAAATTTCTGCTGCCAAATTCGAAGCTTCGATTCCTATCATCGATCTCTCGCTTCTCGCCTCCCAAAACCCCCATCTCAAGCTCAAGGCCGTCCACGACCTCGACCAAGCCTGCCAGCAATGGGGCTTCTTCATC CTAGTAAATCACGGCGTGCCGGAAGAGCTGATCCGCGGCGTGATCGAAGCTGCGAGCGAATTCTTCGATCTGCCCGAGGCTGAGAAGCCGGAATTCCAACCCGAAAATGTGTTGAGTCGGATTAGGTATGGAACCAGCTTCAATGCTGCGACGGACAACGTCTTCTGCTGGAGGGATTTTGTGAAGGTTTTTGTGCATCCTCACTTCACTTGCCCTGACAAACCACAATCTCTCAG AAAACTACTACCAGAATACTGTGAAAGAGGTCGAGATGTGGTAACCAAACTATCGAAAGCTATATCAGAAAGCCTAGGGCTTGAAGAAACGGAAATGGCGACGGTTTTGGAATTGAGCTCCTCACTACAAATTTTCGTCGCAAATTATTACCCGCGCTGCCCTAATCCGAAAGCGGCTATGGGGATCCTACCGCATTCCGACCACGGCCTTTTCACGCTTCTCGTGCAAAACGACGTCGGAGGCCTGCAGATTCAGCATGACGGGAGATGGCTCAGCGTCAGCGCTCCGGCCAACTCCATATTGGTCAACACCGGCGATCATCTTGAG ATATTCAGCAATGGAAAGTACAAGAGTGTATTGCATAGAGCCGTCGTGAACGATCAAACGACGAGGATTTCCGTCGCAACGGCTAACGGGCCGTCGCTAAACGCGGTCGTTTCCCCTGCTCGGCAGCTTGTGGAAGCAGAAGGCGGCGCGGCGGCTTATGCTGCGATGAAATATGAGGATTATCTTTTGGAACAACAGAGCAGCCAGCTTGATGGGAAAACTATGTTGAAACGAGTTCGGATCCATCAGTAG